In Salmo trutta chromosome 16, fSalTru1.1, whole genome shotgun sequence, a genomic segment contains:
- the LOC115150685 gene encoding 28S ribosomal protein S16, mitochondrial, whose translation MVHLSSFLLKTYHGGHIVIRLAMAGHKQSNRPFYRIVAAYNKRARDSKYIEQLGSYDPLPNIYNEKLVSINSDRIKYWMGCGAHPTKPVAKLLGLAGFFPLHPMTVTETERHRALAELAEEAAPEDGVKQQEL comes from the exons ATGGTCCATCTAT CATCCTTCCTACTGAAGACGTACCATGGAGGACACATTGTCATCAGATTGGCAATGGCTGGCCACAAACAGTCTAACAGACCTTTCTACCGCATTGTGGCAGCTTACAACAAGCGAGCACGAGACAGTAAATACATAGAACAGCTAGGCTCTTATGACCCCTTGCCAAACATCTACAATGAGAAACTGGTCAGCATCAACTCTGACAGGATCAAGTACTGGATGGGCTGTGGTGCACATCCAACGAAGCCTGTGGCCAAACTTCTAG GACTGGCTGGGTTCTTCCCCCTGCATCCCATGACGGTGACAGAAACAGAGCGTCACAGGGCCCTGGCAGAACTAGCAGAGGAAGCAGCTCCGGAGGATGGAGTTAAGCAGCAGGAACTATGA